From the genome of Campylobacter concisus, one region includes:
- the lon gene encoding endopeptidase La produces MQINENKGFPTEIPIIVEDELFLYPFMITPLFLSDDENLKALELAIQEETPILVVPTKPQQDGARDFDGIYDAGVIGTIMRRVPLPDGRVKVLFQGIDKGKILKQSGINPLRGIVDMLHVKRPSQVKTDALIVVLREKVRELSQFSHFFPPDLLKTIEESAEAIRVCDLVSSALRLKKQIAYSFFVEENLEQRLLKLIDYVIEEIEANKLQKEIKNKVHSKIDKTNKEYFLKEQLKQIQAELGADTSREEELEEYRKKLDAKKKFMAEDAYKEIKKQIDKLSRMHPDSADANTLQSYLDWVLEIPFENVAKKKSSISEVSKHLNADHYSLEKPKERIEEYFALRELLELRGVGEKVNNGAILCFAGPPGVGKTSLANSIAKALKRELVRIALGGLEDVNELRGHRRTYIGAMPGRIVQGLIEAKQMNPVVVLDEIDKVGRSYRGDPTAVLLEILDPEQNNKFRDYYLNFNIDLSKIIFIATANDVSMIPAALRDRMEFIELSSYTPQEKFEIAKKYLLPQELKKHGLKPSDVSISKEALELIISDYTRESGVRNLRRRIADILRKVAKNILTKKSEGKISVTAKNLKEFLEKKVYEIEPADKKDQIGLVNGLAWTSVGGDVLRIEAIRIQGKGSMQITGQLGDVMKESAQIAFSVVKVLIDNKKIKVPMTIVPKLDDDKRKLEASDVYRRYDLHLHVPEGAVPKDGPSAGITMATAIASILTDTKVRHDIAMTGEITLTGRVLPIGGLKEKLIAAHKAGIKTALIPRKNYDRDLVDIPAEVKADMKIIAVDTIDDVLKNALAAKK; encoded by the coding sequence TTGCAAATAAACGAAAATAAAGGCTTCCCAACTGAAATTCCTATTATCGTTGAGGACGAGCTATTTTTATATCCATTTATGATAACTCCGCTTTTTTTAAGCGATGATGAAAATTTAAAAGCACTTGAACTTGCCATACAAGAAGAGACTCCGATCCTTGTGGTGCCTACAAAGCCTCAGCAAGACGGCGCTAGAGACTTTGACGGCATATATGACGCAGGCGTAATCGGCACGATAATGCGCCGTGTGCCATTACCTGACGGACGCGTGAAGGTGCTATTTCAGGGCATCGACAAAGGCAAAATTTTAAAACAATCAGGCATAAACCCACTCCGTGGCATCGTCGATATGCTTCATGTCAAACGTCCATCACAGGTTAAAACTGATGCACTAATCGTAGTTTTAAGAGAAAAAGTAAGAGAGCTTTCGCAGTTTAGCCATTTTTTCCCGCCTGATCTTTTAAAAACGATAGAAGAGAGCGCTGAGGCGATCAGGGTTTGCGATCTCGTCTCAAGTGCACTTCGCTTAAAAAAACAGATCGCATATAGCTTTTTTGTCGAGGAAAATTTAGAGCAACGCCTACTAAAGCTCATCGACTATGTTATCGAAGAGATCGAGGCAAATAAGCTTCAAAAAGAGATAAAAAATAAAGTCCATTCAAAGATCGATAAGACAAACAAAGAGTACTTTTTAAAGGAGCAGTTAAAGCAAATCCAAGCTGAGCTTGGAGCGGATACGAGCCGTGAAGAGGAGCTTGAAGAGTACCGCAAAAAGCTTGATGCGAAGAAGAAATTTATGGCTGAGGACGCCTATAAAGAGATCAAAAAACAAATAGATAAGCTTTCTCGCATGCACCCAGACTCAGCAGACGCAAATACCTTGCAAAGCTATCTTGACTGGGTTTTAGAAATTCCATTTGAAAATGTAGCTAAGAAAAAGTCATCCATCAGCGAAGTGAGCAAGCATCTAAATGCCGATCACTACAGCTTGGAGAAGCCAAAAGAGCGCATCGAGGAGTATTTTGCTTTGCGTGAGCTTTTGGAGCTTAGAGGCGTTGGCGAAAAGGTAAATAATGGCGCTATTTTATGCTTTGCAGGCCCTCCAGGCGTAGGTAAAACTAGCCTCGCAAACTCGATCGCAAAGGCGCTAAAGCGTGAACTAGTTAGGATCGCACTTGGCGGACTTGAGGACGTAAACGAGCTAAGAGGCCACCGCCGCACCTACATAGGTGCTATGCCAGGCCGCATTGTGCAAGGGCTCATAGAAGCCAAGCAGATGAACCCAGTGGTTGTTTTAGACGAGATCGACAAGGTTGGAAGAAGCTACAGAGGCGATCCGACCGCGGTTTTACTTGAAATTTTAGACCCAGAGCAAAATAATAAATTTAGAGACTACTACCTAAATTTCAACATCGATCTTAGTAAGATCATCTTCATCGCTACAGCAAATGACGTGAGCATGATCCCAGCCGCACTTCGCGACAGGATGGAGTTTATCGAGCTTAGCTCATACACTCCACAAGAGAAATTTGAGATCGCTAAGAAATATCTCTTGCCTCAGGAGCTTAAAAAACACGGACTAAAACCAAGTGATGTGAGCATCAGCAAAGAGGCACTTGAGCTAATAATCAGCGACTATACAAGAGAGAGTGGTGTGAGAAATTTACGCCGTAGGATCGCTGATATATTAAGAAAAGTCGCTAAAAATATCCTTACCAAGAAAAGTGAGGGCAAGATCAGTGTCACAGCTAAAAATTTGAAAGAATTTTTAGAGAAAAAGGTTTATGAGATCGAGCCAGCGGATAAAAAAGATCAGATAGGTCTAGTAAATGGCCTCGCGTGGACTAGTGTCGGTGGTGACGTGCTAAGGATCGAGGCTATCAGGATCCAGGGTAAAGGCAGTATGCAAATCACCGGTCAGCTAGGTGACGTGATGAAGGAGAGCGCTCAGATCGCATTTAGTGTTGTTAAAGTGCTAATAGACAACAAAAAAATAAAAGTACCGATGACTATCGTGCCAAAACTAGATGACGATAAGCGTAAGCTTGAAGCTAGCGATGTTTATAGACGCTACGACCTTCACTTGCACGTGCCAGAGGGTGCTGTACCAAAAGACGGCCCAAGTGCTGGCATCACGATGGCAACCGCGATCGCATCGATACTAACTGATACAAAAGTAAGACACGACATCGCAATGACTGGCGAGATCACGCTAACTGGCAGGGTTTTACCTATTGGCGGACTAAAAGAAAAGCTTATAGCCGCTCACAAAGCTGGCATCAAAACAGCTCTTATACCTCGTAAAAATTATGACCGCGACCTTGTCGATATCCCAGCCGAAGTAAAAGCTGATATGAAGATCATCGCCGTTGATACGATCGATGATGTGCTAAAAAACGCTCTTGCAGCTAAAAAATAA
- a CDS encoding methylated-DNA--[protein]-cysteine S-methyltransferase — protein sequence MSKAYLKSPIGILEIVASKNGICEINFVDKFEKIVVKDENLRLCLDELKAYFEGRLKTFSTKLDIKTTNFRAKIYEALQKVPYGETTTYAALALATGHKNAYRAAGSANAKNPVPIIVPCHRVLASSGLGGYSGGEGLPTKIWLLEHEAKHK from the coding sequence GTGTCAAAAGCTTACCTAAAATCGCCCATTGGAATTTTAGAGATCGTTGCCAGTAAAAATGGAATTTGTGAGATAAATTTTGTAGATAAATTTGAAAAAATTGTTGTAAAAGATGAAAATTTAAGGCTTTGCCTCGATGAGCTAAAAGCATATTTTGAAGGCAGGCTTAAAACTTTCAGCACAAAACTTGATATAAAAACAACTAATTTTAGAGCAAAAATTTACGAGGCTTTACAAAAAGTACCATACGGAGAAACGACCACATACGCAGCTCTAGCACTTGCCACAGGTCACAAAAATGCCTACCGAGCAGCAGGATCAGCCAATGCTAAAAATCCAGTGCCTATCATCGTCCCTTGTCACAGAGTGCTAGCTAGCAGTGGGCTTGGTGGCTACTCGGGCGGCGAAGGCCTGCCAACTAAAATTTGGCTTTTAGAGCATGAAGCAAAGCATAAATAG
- a CDS encoding bifunctional aconitate hydratase 2/2-methylisocitrate dehydratase: MSFFTDYEKHASEREKDGVPPLALNAKQTSEICELIKLASKSSGDEKAQSELKFLINLLETRINPGVDDAAKIKANFLGEVIDGLAVNGLDAMRAIKILGKMLGGYNVEILVRALKNSDENIAHAAANELKNIILVHEYFDEIVKLSSNNKFAKDVLASWANAEWFTHKKPIETCIDAVVFKVPGETNTDDLSPASEAYTRADIPLHAKAMLVKKMPEGLEILKELKTRGKKVAYVGDVVGTGSSRKSGINSIQWHLGDEIEGVPNKKTGGIVIGTTIAPIFFNTAEDSGALPIVANVNELEMGDEIEIYPFKGEIYKFIGSEKKLVANFKLNPNTLSDEIRAGGRIPLMIGRQVTKKAREALELGEEQIFIKPDQPKEQSGGYTLAQKMVGKACGKAGVRAGAYVEPEILTVGSQDTTGPMTRDEIKELASLSFGADFVLQSFCHTAAYPKPSDLVMHESLPKFINLRGGVSLKPGDGVIHSWLNRMVLPDTVGTGGDSHTRFPIGISFPAGSGLVAFAAVLGMMPLNMPESVLIKFKGELKEGVTLRDLVNAIPYFAIKKGLLSVEKKNKKNIFAGKILEIEGLENLKVEQAFELSDASAERSAAACVVNLGVDSVVEYVRSNVALIDAMIKAGYESRETLLRRKEKMQKWLENPTLLRADKDARYAEILEIDLSQIDEPILACPNDPDDVATLSEILADNKRVHNIDEVFVGSCMTNIGHYRALARILEHESKLTTRLWIAPPTKMDKSTLEDEGVYEIFKRLNARTEVPGCSLCMGNQARVNDNAVVFSTSTRNFDNRMGMGAKVYLGSAELAAVCALLGRLPSVDEYKKIVKDSLSLNKDEIYKYLNFNEISEFSI, from the coding sequence ATGAGCTTTTTTACCGACTACGAAAAACACGCAAGCGAGCGAGAAAAAGATGGCGTGCCACCGCTTGCACTAAATGCCAAGCAAACAAGCGAAATTTGCGAGCTAATAAAGCTTGCCAGCAAGTCTAGTGGCGACGAAAAGGCACAAAGCGAGCTAAAATTTCTTATAAATTTGCTTGAAACTCGTATCAATCCTGGCGTTGACGATGCAGCGAAGATAAAAGCAAACTTTCTTGGTGAAGTGATAGATGGACTTGCTGTTAACGGCCTTGACGCGATGCGTGCTATTAAAATTTTAGGCAAGATGCTTGGTGGATATAACGTGGAAATTTTAGTGCGAGCTCTAAAAAATAGCGATGAAAATATCGCGCATGCTGCGGCAAATGAGCTAAAAAATATCATCCTGGTGCATGAATATTTTGACGAGATAGTAAAACTAAGTAGCAACAATAAATTTGCAAAAGATGTACTTGCTTCTTGGGCAAATGCGGAGTGGTTTACGCATAAAAAGCCAATCGAAACCTGTATAGACGCAGTCGTTTTTAAGGTACCAGGTGAAACAAATACTGATGACCTAAGTCCAGCGAGCGAGGCCTATACAAGGGCTGACATACCACTTCACGCAAAAGCAATGCTTGTTAAAAAGATGCCTGAGGGTCTAGAAATTTTAAAAGAACTTAAAACTCGTGGTAAAAAAGTTGCGTATGTTGGCGACGTGGTTGGCACTGGCAGCAGCAGAAAGAGCGGTATAAACTCGATCCAGTGGCATTTGGGCGATGAGATCGAGGGTGTGCCAAACAAAAAAACGGGCGGCATCGTGATCGGCACTACCATAGCTCCTATATTTTTTAATACCGCTGAAGACAGCGGTGCACTGCCAATAGTTGCAAACGTAAATGAGCTTGAGATGGGCGATGAGATAGAAATTTATCCATTTAAGGGTGAAATTTATAAGTTTATTGGCAGCGAGAAAAAACTCGTGGCAAATTTCAAACTAAACCCAAATACTCTAAGCGATGAGATAAGAGCGGGTGGCAGGATACCTTTGATGATAGGTAGGCAAGTCACCAAAAAGGCTAGAGAGGCCTTGGAGCTTGGCGAGGAGCAAATTTTTATAAAGCCAGATCAGCCAAAAGAGCAGAGCGGTGGCTATACGCTGGCTCAAAAGATGGTCGGCAAGGCTTGTGGCAAGGCTGGCGTTAGAGCTGGGGCTTATGTGGAGCCAGAAATTTTAACTGTTGGCTCGCAAGATACGACTGGGCCGATGACTAGAGATGAGATAAAAGAGCTTGCTAGCCTTAGTTTTGGGGCGGATTTTGTTCTGCAAAGCTTTTGCCACACGGCCGCCTATCCAAAGCCAAGTGATCTTGTGATGCATGAGAGCTTGCCAAAATTTATAAATTTACGTGGTGGCGTGAGCCTAAAACCAGGTGATGGCGTCATCCACTCGTGGCTAAACCGCATGGTCTTGCCTGATACGGTGGGCACTGGCGGCGATAGTCACACGAGATTTCCTATTGGTATCAGCTTTCCAGCGGGCAGCGGCCTAGTGGCGTTTGCAGCGGTGCTTGGCATGATGCCGCTAAATATGCCAGAGTCAGTTTTAATAAAATTTAAAGGCGAGCTAAAAGAGGGCGTGACGCTTCGTGATCTTGTCAATGCGATACCTTATTTTGCTATCAAAAAAGGGCTTTTAAGTGTTGAAAAGAAAAACAAAAAGAACATTTTTGCAGGTAAAATTTTAGAGATAGAAGGGCTTGAGAATCTAAAAGTAGAGCAGGCGTTTGAGCTAAGTGACGCTTCGGCTGAACGCTCGGCCGCGGCTTGTGTGGTAAATTTAGGCGTTGATAGCGTTGTGGAGTACGTTCGCTCAAATGTTGCGCTAATTGACGCGATGATAAAAGCTGGTTATGAGAGCCGTGAGACCCTGCTTAGACGAAAAGAAAAAATGCAAAAATGGCTTGAAAATCCGACTCTTTTAAGAGCCGACAAGGACGCAAGATATGCTGAAATTTTAGAGATCGATTTGTCGCAGATAGATGAGCCGATTTTGGCTTGTCCAAATGACCCAGACGATGTGGCAACACTAAGTGAAATTTTAGCTGATAACAAAAGAGTGCACAACATCGACGAGGTCTTTGTAGGTAGCTGTATGACAAATATCGGCCATTACAGGGCGCTTGCTAGAATTTTGGAGCATGAGAGCAAGCTTACAACTAGGCTTTGGATCGCACCGCCAACAAAGATGGATAAAAGCACGCTTGAAGATGAGGGCGTTTATGAAATTTTTAAAAGATTAAATGCGAGGACAGAGGTGCCAGGTTGTTCGCTTTGTATGGGCAATCAAGCAAGAGTAAACGACAATGCAGTGGTGTTTTCTACATCAACTAGAAATTTTGATAACAGAATGGGCATGGGTGCGAAGGTCTATCTAGGAAGTGCCGAGCTAGCCGCCGTTTGTGCTCTGCTTGGGCGTTTACCAAGCGTAGATGAATATAAAAAGATAGTAAAAGATAGTCTTAGCTTAAATAAAGATGAAATTTATAAATATCTAAATTTTAATGAAATAAGCGAGTTTAGTATATAA
- a CDS encoding ankyrin repeat domain-containing protein produces the protein MKKVVFFLFFSVCSLVNLHSLECSDLAKKESFKTTPNDLAYANEGLFYCDGSLLNLKEVKELFDASVAVRSESQSCVGDRVYKENLNKLRWLLLKASFAPELYQKELAKPEIAEGEKDARMEYLRYWANESLFNFLKYKKFLEAYKNAQTPLVKFYESLGLDTASAAYYATSVVNEFLTFGVGKNVNKAKILTPEQSMMAQRINSDELANLLYSKNFSTAELTNLLNIALLNEKSSDMIKEIIRRGADVNLGDETPLFFALKNIENVKILLANKADVNHKNFFGKSVLFYAVQFSDKPLCELLLKNGANANESYIDENAKMNMINLGVTQVEDTCGLEHTNRSVFMHAAAHATPEILKLLIDSGADINATDDAGFNALDYAMKEQNEKTIKFLENLGLKPNFN, from the coding sequence ATGAAAAAAGTAGTTTTTTTTCTCTTTTTTAGCGTTTGTTCTTTGGTAAATTTACACTCTTTAGAGTGCAGTGATCTTGCCAAAAAAGAGAGCTTTAAAACTACTCCAAACGATCTTGCTTACGCGAATGAAGGGCTATTTTACTGTGATGGCTCGCTTTTAAATTTAAAAGAAGTAAAAGAGCTTTTTGATGCGAGTGTGGCTGTTAGAAGTGAGTCTCAAAGCTGCGTTGGTGATAGAGTTTATAAAGAAAATTTAAACAAGCTTAGATGGCTTTTGCTAAAAGCGTCATTCGCACCTGAGCTTTATCAAAAAGAGCTTGCAAAGCCAGAGATTGCTGAGGGTGAAAAAGACGCTAGAATGGAGTATCTTAGATACTGGGCAAACGAGAGCTTGTTTAATTTTTTAAAATATAAAAAATTTTTAGAAGCTTATAAAAATGCTCAAACTCCGCTTGTAAAATTTTATGAAAGCCTGGGACTTGATACGGCAAGTGCTGCTTACTACGCAACTAGCGTGGTAAATGAGTTTTTGACTTTTGGTGTTGGTAAAAATGTAAATAAAGCTAAAATTTTAACACCTGAGCAAAGTATGATGGCTCAAAGGATAAATTCCGATGAGCTAGCAAATTTACTTTACTCAAAAAATTTCAGTACCGCTGAGCTTACAAATTTGCTTAATATCGCACTTTTAAACGAAAAAAGTAGCGATATGATAAAAGAGATTATAAGGCGTGGGGCCGATGTGAATTTGGGCGATGAGACGCCGCTATTTTTTGCTTTAAAAAATATAGAAAACGTAAAAATTTTACTTGCAAATAAGGCCGATGTAAATCACAAAAATTTCTTTGGGAAAAGTGTACTTTTTTATGCTGTGCAGTTTAGCGATAAGCCACTTTGTGAGCTTTTGCTAAAAAATGGTGCCAATGCCAACGAGAGCTATATAGATGAAAATGCCAAGATGAATATGATAAATTTGGGTGTGACGCAAGTTGAAGATACATGCGGTCTAGAGCATACGAACAGAAGCGTTTTTATGCATGCAGCAGCTCACGCAACGCCAGAAATTTTAAAGCTTTTGATAGATAGTGGCGCTGATATAAACGCGACTGATGACGCTGGATTTAACGCGCTTGACTATGCCATGAAAGAACAAAACGAAAAGACAATCAAATTTTTAGAAAATTTGGGTTTAAAACCAAATTTCAATTAG
- a CDS encoding SDR family NAD(P)-dependent oxidoreductase — MKKTAFVTGATSGFGEAIARRLSKEGYKIVALARREDRLKKLASELGDTHIIVADIRDKEAVFKAVESLPNKFKDIEVLVNNAGMALGLEKTIDAKVEDFEAMIDTNVKGLIYSTKAVLPLLYKQEKGYIFNLGSTAGSWPYPGSNVYGATKAFVKQFSLNLRNDLVGTNIRVTNIEPGLCKTEFSEVRFRGDKAKADSLYENTNFITSEDIATILVNCLNMPGSVNINRVEVMANTQTWAGLAIEKF, encoded by the coding sequence ATGAAAAAGACAGCTTTTGTAACCGGTGCAACATCTGGATTTGGCGAGGCGATCGCCAGAAGACTCTCAAAAGAGGGCTACAAGATAGTCGCTCTTGCAAGGCGAGAAGATAGGCTAAAGAAGCTTGCAAGCGAGCTTGGTGATACACATATCATCGTAGCTGACATACGCGACAAAGAGGCTGTTTTTAAAGCGGTCGAGAGCCTGCCTAATAAATTTAAGGATATCGAAGTGCTTGTAAACAACGCTGGCATGGCGCTTGGACTTGAGAAGACGATAGATGCGAAGGTGGAGGACTTTGAGGCGATGATAGACACCAACGTCAAGGGTCTCATCTACTCGACAAAGGCGGTTTTGCCGCTACTTTACAAACAGGAAAAGGGCTATATATTTAATCTCGGATCGACAGCTGGCTCATGGCCATATCCTGGAAGCAACGTTTACGGCGCTACAAAGGCCTTTGTGAAGCAGTTTAGCCTAAATTTAAGAAACGATCTAGTTGGTACAAATATCAGGGTGACAAACATCGAGCCGGGGCTTTGTAAGACTGAATTTAGTGAGGTTAGATTTAGAGGAGATAAGGCAAAGGCGGATAGTCTTTATGAAAATACAAATTTCATCACATCTGAGGATATTGCGACTATTTTGGTAAATTGTCTAAATATGCCTGGAAGTGTCAATATAAACAGGGTCGAAGTCATGGCAAATACGCAGACTTGGGCTGGGCTTGCGATAGAAAAATTTTAA
- a CDS encoding Na+/H+ antiporter NhaC family protein has translation MRLILLLLFFSVALFGVDPEVAKRNAEIYGVFTLIPPVVAIALAFITKDVILSLFIGVFSGTFLINIINENIFMGIVKGFTGIVSRVVESMADKTDSGILLQVLCIGGVVALITKMGGTKAVALWLSKKAKSGISAQISTWLMGIFVFFDDYANALIVGPIMRPISDKFKISREKLAFIIDATAAPIAGIAIISTWVGLEVSLIEKGYELVGETGINAYSIFIETIPYRFYNLFILFFIVCTALMQREYGPMLLAERRARRGELHSGKTQIQDLEDKTLEPKEGVKLSAANAVVPLLVLVIGAFTSFYFSGLAALEGDALKNALANPLSFSTFKDTFGAADSATSLFQAALLASIVAITMGVWRKIFDVKEAISTWVKGWKTMIITVVILLLAWSLSAVIKELGTSRYLVDLLSSSTPKFILPVAVFILGSFISFSTGTSYGTMGILMPLAIPLAYAVGKNYGLEGDAMHAYMIVNISGVLTGAIFGDHCSPISDTTILSSMGAGCNHIDHVSTQMVYALSVCAVCVLVGYLPVALGLSVWIALPCGFLAIWALVRFVGKKVEA, from the coding sequence GTGAGACTAATTTTATTATTACTTTTTTTTAGCGTTGCGCTTTTTGGTGTCGATCCAGAAGTGGCAAAGAGAAACGCTGAAATTTATGGCGTATTCACTCTTATACCACCTGTTGTGGCAATAGCACTTGCTTTTATCACAAAAGACGTCATCTTGTCGCTATTTATAGGTGTTTTTAGCGGAACATTTCTCATAAATATCATCAATGAAAACATCTTTATGGGTATCGTAAAAGGCTTTACAGGTATCGTTTCAAGGGTCGTTGAATCAATGGCTGATAAGACTGACTCAGGAATTTTACTTCAAGTGCTTTGTATCGGTGGTGTGGTCGCACTTATCACAAAAATGGGTGGTACAAAGGCGGTTGCTCTTTGGCTTAGCAAAAAGGCAAAAAGCGGCATTTCAGCTCAAATTTCAACGTGGCTGATGGGAATTTTTGTATTTTTTGATGACTATGCAAATGCTCTAATAGTAGGCCCTATAATGAGACCAATAAGCGATAAATTTAAAATAAGCCGCGAAAAGCTAGCTTTTATTATAGATGCTACCGCAGCACCGATCGCTGGTATTGCTATCATCTCAACATGGGTTGGTCTTGAGGTTTCACTCATTGAAAAGGGCTATGAGCTAGTTGGAGAGACTGGAATTAACGCTTATTCTATATTTATCGAGACAATTCCATATAGATTTTACAACCTCTTCATCTTATTTTTTATAGTCTGTACAGCCTTGATGCAGCGTGAATACGGACCAATGCTATTAGCTGAAAGACGTGCTAGAAGAGGCGAGCTTCACTCAGGTAAAACTCAAATCCAAGATCTTGAAGATAAAACACTTGAGCCAAAAGAGGGCGTAAAATTAAGTGCTGCAAATGCTGTTGTGCCACTTCTTGTGCTGGTCATTGGCGCATTTACTAGTTTTTACTTTAGTGGTCTTGCTGCACTTGAGGGCGATGCTCTTAAAAATGCACTCGCTAATCCACTTTCATTTTCTACATTTAAAGATACTTTTGGCGCAGCAGACTCAGCTACATCGCTATTTCAAGCAGCGTTACTTGCTAGTATCGTAGCTATCACAATGGGCGTTTGGCGTAAAATTTTTGACGTAAAAGAGGCTATCAGCACATGGGTAAAGGGCTGGAAGACTATGATAATTACGGTTGTGATTTTACTTCTTGCGTGGAGCCTTAGTGCTGTTATCAAAGAGCTTGGCACATCAAGATATTTGGTTGATCTATTAAGCTCTTCAACACCTAAATTTATCCTGCCAGTTGCTGTTTTTATCCTTGGTTCATTTATTAGCTTTTCGACTGGAACAAGCTACGGCACGATGGGAATTTTAATGCCTCTAGCTATCCCACTAGCTTACGCTGTTGGTAAAAACTACGGACTAGAGGGTGATGCGATGCATGCATATATGATCGTAAATATCTCAGGCGTACTTACAGGTGCGATCTTTGGCGATCACTGCTCACCGATCTCGGATACTACGATACTTTCATCAATGGGTGCAGGATGTAATCATATCGATCACGTATCGACTCAAATGGTCTATGCACTTAGCGTTTGTGCAGTTTGTGTGCTAGTTGGCTACTTACCGGTTGCACTTGGTCTTAGTGTTTGGATCGCGCTTCCTTGCGGTTTTTTAGCGATTTGGGCGCTAGTTAGATTTGTTGGAAAGAAAGTAGAAGCATAA
- the trmA gene encoding tRNA (uridine(54)-C5)-methyltransferase TrmA: protein MDCNYLKECGSCTLFAPYDEQILFKTDLVKQNFSEFYDGEFDIFSSTPKHYRTRAEFGIWHEGSKLSYTMHASEKGKKVFIDDCPKVCEQISELMPSLLYNLQEIEILRAKLFGVEFISCKSGVLVTLLYHKRLDGEFEAAMKILANKLDVTILARSRGQKLLSGELNLIDELDVGGEIYKFSLSENAFIQPNRAVNEKMIAWAKECVQGGADLLELYCGHGNFTIPLSFKFNNVLATEISKSSIANALKNCELNKAKNIKFLRMDADELMSAFAGVREFNRLKNINLSDFNFSHVLVDPPRAGLSESVVNFIKNFKNIIYISCNPETLKENLKELCKSHEVIKFAIFDQFANTHHIECGVLLRAKE from the coding sequence TTGGATTGCAATTATTTAAAAGAGTGCGGCTCTTGCACTCTTTTTGCCCCTTATGATGAGCAAATTTTATTTAAAACTGACCTTGTAAAACAAAATTTTTCAGAGTTTTATGATGGCGAGTTTGATATTTTTAGCTCAACGCCAAAACACTACCGCACAAGAGCTGAGTTTGGCATCTGGCACGAAGGCAGCAAGCTTAGCTACACGATGCATGCAAGTGAAAAGGGCAAAAAGGTCTTTATAGATGATTGTCCAAAGGTTTGCGAGCAAATTTCAGAGCTTATGCCAAGCTTGCTTTATAACTTACAAGAGATTGAAATACTACGCGCAAAGCTTTTTGGAGTGGAATTTATATCTTGTAAAAGCGGTGTTTTAGTCACGCTTCTTTATCATAAAAGGCTTGATGGCGAGTTTGAAGCGGCTATGAAAATTTTAGCTAACAAGCTTGATGTCACTATACTTGCCAGATCTCGCGGGCAAAAGCTACTAAGTGGTGAGCTAAATTTGATCGATGAGCTAGATGTTGGTGGTGAAATTTATAAATTTAGCCTAAGTGAGAATGCCTTTATCCAGCCAAATAGAGCCGTAAATGAAAAGATGATAGCTTGGGCAAAAGAGTGTGTGCAAGGCGGTGCTGACCTTCTTGAGCTCTACTGCGGACATGGAAATTTTACTATTCCGCTTTCGTTTAAATTTAACAATGTACTTGCCACTGAAATTTCAAAGAGCTCGATCGCAAATGCCCTTAAAAACTGCGAACTAAACAAAGCTAAAAATATCAAATTTCTGCGTATGGACGCTGATGAGCTTATGAGCGCATTTGCTGGCGTTAGGGAATTTAATAGGCTCAAGAATATAAATTTAAGCGATTTTAACTTCTCTCATGTTCTTGTCGATCCACCCCGTGCAGGACTAAGCGAAAGTGTTGTAAATTTCATCAAAAATTTTAAAAATATCATCTATATATCGTGCAATCCAGAGACTCTAAAAGAAAATTTAAAAGAGCTTTGTAAAAGCCATGAAGTGATAAAATTTGCCATTTTTGATCAGTTTGCAAACACTCATCACATCGAGTGTGGCGTGCTACTAAGGGCAAAAGAATAA